TATATTCCCGGCAATTGATGAAAGCAACGTAGCAATCATTGAACAAGCTATTGCCCTGGCGAAAAAACATGACGTTAAAGTATCTTTTGATCCAAATATCCGCCTCAAACTATGGAGCAAAGAACAAGCAAGAGAAACGCTGGCCAAAATCCTTCCTGATATTGACATTCTTTTGGCGGGAGCAGAGGAAATGGATATTTTAATTGGAGAAAGTGATCCGGATAAAATTATTGAGGAAACCAAAAATCTGGGTATTCCCTATACAGCAATTAAGCTTGGAAGTGAAGGATCCGTTGGTTATTATGAAGGTGAAAAGTTAAAAGCTCCCCCTGTTCCTCCTAAAAAGGTAGTGGACACCGTAGGAGCAGGAGACGGCTTTAATGCAGGCTTCCTTTATGGATTTTTACAAAAATGGCCGCTAGAAAAAATCCTTCACTTCGCAAATACGATCGGATCAATGGTGGTCGGAGTCAAAGGTGATAACGAAGGGCTGCCATACTACGAAGAAGTACAGGTTTTACTAGGTGAAAAAGAATTAATAGAGAGATAGAAAGGACGAATTCCGTGAACAAACTTCATACTTTACAAACCTTGCAAGACGAAAAGCTGGTGGCTGTAATTCGTGGGGAAACAAGCGAAGAAGCAGAAAAAATAACTGAAGGAGCCTATGCCGGCGGTATTAAAATTATGGAGATAACTTATACTGTCCCAAACGCTTCGCAGCTCATTGAAAAACTTGCAGGTGACAAAGAACGTGACTGGGTCATTGGCGCTGGAACCGTGTTAGACGAGGTTACTGCTAGAATGGCAATACTAGCGGGAGCCCGATTCATCGTAGCACCAAACTTTAATTTAAATGTAGCCAAACTTTGCAATCGCTATCAAATCCCTTATATTCCTGGCTGCTACACGGTAAATGAAGTAGTTGAAGCAATGGAAGCCGGAGCCGATGTTATTAAAATTTTCCCTGGCAATACCATCTCTCCTTCGGGAATTAAAGCAATTAAAGGTCCATTGCCGCAAGCGAATATTATGCCATCCGGAGGAGTCAGTGCTGATAACTTAAATGAATGGCTTGAGAAAGGAGCAGTTGCTGTAAGTGTAGGCGGCAGCTTGTATAAAGACGACTTTGAAGACATTAAAGCTTCCGCTGAGGAGCTCGTTCAGAAATTATAGAAGTGTACCTGGTACCGGAAAGACTGATTTTGGTACCAGGTACACTTTTCTAGTTCGCTGGTACCAGGTACCAACAGGTTGAAATTCAATTCTTGGTACTTAATAGAACATTATGTAAAATGGTAGATAACATAAGGAAAGGATTGATTTGTAAATGAGTAAAGAAGTTCTCTACCAAAAATCTTACTTTGAGCGTCTCCCTGAATTAGGAGATTTAGCTCCGGAAGCCTTTAAAGCATTTGTGGAATTTGATCAAAAAGCTCTTGCTTCGGGCAAACTTACTGCAAAGTTAAAAGAAATCATGGCTATTGCCATAGCCCATACAACTGGCTGCCCATACTGTATAGAGGTTCACGTAAAGAATGCAAAAAAACAAGAGGTTTCTAAAGAAGAAATGTCGGAAAGCATTCTAGTAGCTACCGCATTAAAAGCAGGGTCCGCTATCGCTCATGCGGGAAACGCTCTTAATACATATGACGAGAACACGGATCCTGTTCTTTATAAAAAGCAATACTTTAACCGAATCAAAGAATTTGCCGATTTAGCAGGTGATTCTTTTCAAGGTTTTATAGATTTCGATCAAAAAGCGATGAAATCAGGAGTGTTAGCAGCAAAAGAAAAAGAACTGATCGCTGTTGCTGTTGCCCACACCACCGGCTGCCCGTACTGTATCGATATTCATACAAAAGGGGCTAAAAGCCAGGGAGCATCTAAAGAAGAAATAGCGGAAAGTATTTTTGTAGCTACTGCTTTAAAAGCTGGTTCTGCAGTAGCTCATTCCGTGAACGCTTTAAACGCATATGAAGATTAAGAGCTATTCCCTTACTTGCCACAGGCAGGTAAGGGTTTTTTTATTTGATATGATAATGAAATCAATTGAATGGAGAATTGGGAAATGGAGTGTAAATCACGATAATGTACACTAAATGTCCGTCTGATTGTGATGAAAGCGGATTCATAAATTTTATTTCATTGATAATATTAAAAACGAAGGAGGGATCAAGTTGACGCTTAGCGAACGGAGCAGAATTATTCTCGATGAATTGGTCATTAATCCGAGAGTTACAAGTATGGACTTAGAGAAGAAGCACTCTTTGACCCGACGGCAGCTTGGCTATAGTTTCAATAAAATCAACCAATGGCTCATGGAGAAAAACCTTCCCGTTATTGAACGTACGAGACAAGGCCATTTCATTATTGACCAATCTGTCTTTACTGCTCTAAATACGGATCAGGCAACAGAGCTTATTCGAGAAGCTGAGTTTCTGACAGAAGAACAGCGCATCTATTTTATTTTAATGATGCTTATGAGCAGTGAAGAAGAGATTTCCCTTCATCATTTTACGAGTGAGCTTAAGGTCAGTAAAAATACGGTTCTCAGCGATCTTAAAAAAGTTCAGTCCTTCTTAAACGATTACGGCATTTCCTTTCGCTATACAAGAAAAGCCGGCTATGTTCTTGAAGGCCAGGAATTTCAAATTCGCAAGCTGCTGATCAACGTTACCTATCATTTGTCGCAGATGACAGGCGGCAGCTACTGGATAAAGAAGCTGGGGAATTTAAAGCAGGAGCAGATTAATCAGTATGTAGGAAAAATAGAAAACGTAGAAAAGAATCTGAACCTTAAGTTTACAGATGAAAAGATAAGCACCATGCCTTACGTTTTTCTGCTGGTTTTAAGAAGGATTCATAGAGGCTGTCTCGTCGAATTCTCTTCCATTAAATACGAAGAACTTTCTGATACGAAAGAATATTTGGCCACAGAAGAACTTTTTCAGGAAACTAAAGAGATTCCCGAGCAGGAACGGCTGTTTATGACGCTTCACCTGTTAACAGCCAACGTTTACTGGTCAGAGTATTTAGAGAACAATGATGCTGTTCCTAATTTGCTGCCGGCTGTCGATCAAATGGTCCGCCAATTTGAGAAAAGCGCCTGTATCTACCTGCAGGATAGAGAACAGCTTTTGAGTAAGCTTCTGCAGCATTTAAAGCCGGCCTATTATCGAATTAAATATCAGCTTACAGAAGTGATTGGCATGCAGGATTCGTTGAGTAAGAAATTTAAGGAACTGCATCACTTGCTCAAAAGGTCTTCAGGACCGCTTGAGGAATTAATTGGTCAGAAAATCCCTGAAAGTGAATTAACATTTATTACTTTTCTAATTGGCGGATGGATGACTAGACAGGGAGACAGCATTGACGAAAAGGTAAAAGCGATCGTTGTCTGTCCTCAAGGAGTGTCTGTATCTAGACTGATGTTTAATGAATTGAGGGAGTTGTTTCCAGAATTTATCTTCCTCGATTCGTTATCCGTACGGGATTTTCTGAACTATAAGCTGGATTATAATCTCGTATTCTCTTCAACAACCTTAGAGACTGAAAAAAGTTTATTTGTAACTAAACCTTATTTAAATAAGGAAGAAAAGTATCGTTTACGGAAGAAAGTGATGCTGAAGCTGCACGGTTATATGGTGGATGATATCCATGTTCCTCAATTAATCGAGATTATAAAAAATCATTCTGTTATTAAGGATGAACGAGCGTTAACGAAGGAGCTTGAAAAATATATCCATCGAGAGGAAGATTCCTCAGTAACTCAACAAGTAAACAGACAGGAAGCTAATTTGAATGAACTAATAACCCCAAACCATATTACGATCCGTCATTCCATGACTTCATGGGAAAAGGCTGTTCAAGAAAGTGCCCGACCGCTGCTGGATAAAGGACAAATTGAACAAAGATATGTAGAAGCTATGGTCCATCAGGAAGAAAGGGATCCTTATATCATTATCGGCAAAAACATGGCCATCCCTCATGCCTCTCCTGATGAAGGGGTAAATGAAGTCGGTATGAGTCTTCTCCGGTTAAAAAAGGGTGTTTCATTCAATGAAGATTACACTATAAACTTAATTTTTGTAATTGCTGCAGTAGATAAGCAGCAGCACATTCATGCATTGATGCAGCTTATGAAATTAGCAGGTTCAGAAAGAGATCAAGAACGTTTAATCCAGACTGGATCTGTTTCTGAAATGCACGATATTCTATCAGATTATTCCAAAGGATGAGCAATAGTCACAGACACAAACGGGGTGAACAGAAAATGAGTGAATTATATTTTAATGAATCTATGATTCTATTAGATTTAAACGTTAAGACAAAAGAAGAAGCTCTGACAGCAATGGGGCAAAATTTAGTAGAGAAAAAGCTTGTAAAAGAAACATTTACAGAGGCTATCCTGCAGCGCGAGAAAGAATTTGCGACTGGCCTGCCGACCGCGGGTGTATCTGTGGCTATTCCGCATACAGATGTGGAGCACGTAAATCAGAAAACGATAAGTATCGCGGTATTACGGCACCCTGTTCATTTCGGAGTCATGGGGGATGAAAGTGAAACGACAGCAGTTAAAGTAATTTTCTTATTGGCAATGGATGAAGCCCATTCTCAATTGTCTTTACTGCAAAAACTGATGCAGCTGTTTCAAAATGAGGAAACGCTGAACAGTCTGGCATCTGCAAACGACAAACAGGAAATAAAAAAACTGGTAGAAGAAAAATTAAGCTTTTCAAATATTAAGGAGGAATTTTAAATGAAAAAGAAACAAGTATTAGTTGCATGTGGAGCAGGAATTGCTACATCTACAGTCGTAAATGGAGCTATTGAAGATATGGCTAAAGAAAATAATCTGAAAGTGGATCTCGTCCAAATTAAGATTTCTGAAGTTGGCGGCTATGAAGATACCGCTGATTTGCTTGTAACTACAGCCATGACGAAAAAGGAATATCCTTTCCCAGTGATCAATGCCCGATCTTTTCTAACAGGAATCGGAACGGACCAGACGAAGCAGCAGATTCTGGAAGAGCTGAAAAAATAAATAAAGCTGATTAACTTTTAAGTGGGGAGGACGAATAGTATGCAAGGTTTTGTCGATTTTATCCAGGGATTCCTTGACCTCGGGGCAACGGTAATCCTGCCTGTAGCGATTTTCCTATTAGGACTGTTGTTTGGGCAGAAGCCGGGAAAAGCCTTCCGCTCTGGCCTTACGATCGGAGTAGCTTTTGTAGGGATCTTTTTAGTAGTAGATTTGCTTGTAAATAACTTAGGACCTGCTGCCCAGGGAATGGTGGACCGCTTAGGAGTAGAATTAAATGTTATTGATGTAGGCTGGCCGGCGACTTCATCTATTGCCTGGGCCTCTGTAGTGGCTGCTTTCATTATTCCGTTAGGTCTTGTCGTAAACGTAATTATGCTCGTTACGAAAACAACGAAAACAATGAATGTGGATATCTGGAACTACTGGCACTACACATTTATGGCAGCGATGGTATATGCCGTTTCAGGAAGTATTGTGCAAGGGTTAATAGCTGCTGTTCTTTTCCAGATTGTCTGTCTGAAGGTAGCTGACTGGACAGCGCCAATGGTCAGTGAGTTTTATGAACTGCCAGGGGTTTCAATTGCGACTGGAAGTACAATCTCATATGCACCGGGAATATTTTTAGTCAACCTTTTACAGAAGGTACCTGTTATTAATAAATGGAATGCTGATCCAGACACTATTCAAAAACGATTCGGGATTTTTGGGGAATCCATCTTCATCGGGCTATTTTTAGGAGCAGCGATCGGTATTCTGGCAGGATACAGTACTGGCGATGTCATCGAGATTGGAATGGCGATGGCGGCAGTTATGGTGTTAATGCCGAGAATGGTAAAAATCCTGATGGAGGGACTAATGCCGGTTTCAGAGTCTGCTCGTGAATGGTTATCGAAGAAATTCGGTGACCGGGAGATCTATATCGGACTTGATGCTGCTGTAGCCCTGGGGCACCCCGCCGTTATCTCTACCGCACTCATCCTCGTTCCGATTACCGTAGTGCTGGCTGTCATCCTGCCAGGAAACGCACTGCTACCTTTCGGTGATTTGGCGACGATTCCTTTCATTGTTGCCTTTATTGTAGGCGGCGCAAAAGGAAACATTGTCCATTCAGTCATTGTAGGAACCATCATGATTGCTCTCTCTTTATACCTGGCTACAGATGTTGCCCCGATATTTACAGAAATGGCTGTAAACGCGGACTTCAACATGCCGGAAGGCTCGGCAAGAATTTCGAGTATCGACCAGGGCGGTAATTTAGTCAACTGGGTGATCTACAAAGTTTTTGCATTATTTAACTAGTAAAGGAGCTGCCAATTATGAAAGCGCTTGTTAAGAAAGAGCTCGGATTTGGGAACTTGGAAATTCAGGAGAAGCCAATACCTCAGCCCGGCCCCGATCAGGTGAAAATTGAAGTCAAATATGCCGGGATATGCGGATCTGATATTCATACGTACGAAGGTCATTATAAAGTAGCAGCTCCTGTTACCTTAGGCCATGAATTTGCCGGTGAAATTGTGGAAACAGGAGAAGGGGTCACCGAATTTAAGCCCGGAGATCGAGTCACTTCAGAAACGACGTACTATGTTTGTGGAGAATGTGAATATTGTCAGTCCGGTGACTATAACCTATGTAATTATCGAAAAGGGTTAGGCACCCAACAAGACGGCGGTTTTGCGAAATATTTAATTGCCCGCAAAGAAAGCGTCCATCACCTTCCGGACCATGTCGACTATCGCTCGGCTGCTATGACAGAGCCGTTGGCATGTACCTATCACGCAGTGGCCAAAACAACGATTAAAGAAGGAGACATCGTTGTTGTGATCGGCCCGGGACCAATCGGACTTTTCACTGCACAAGTAGCTAAAAGTAAAGGAGCTACTGTGGTGATTACCGGCCTTTCCAATGACCGCATCCGTTTAGAAAAGGCCGAAGAACTCGGAATAGACTACGCCGTTAATGTGCAGGAACAGGATCTAAAAGAGCTTGTGCAGAGCTTAACCGACGGGTACGGAGTAGATTTAGTTTTTGAGTGTTCAGGAGCACCGCCTGCAGCAAAGCAGGGGCTTGATCTATTAAGAAAGAAAGGCCAATACACCCAAGTCGGAATTTTTGCTTCCCCGGAGGTAGCGTTTGACCTAGAGAAAATTATACAAAAAGAAATTCAAGTGGTGGGCAGCCGCAGTCAAAAATCAGCAGACTGGGAGCCTTCCCTGGAACTAATGAATGACGGACTTGTAGATGCCCAGGCTCTCGTCACACATGAATACAAGATTGATCAATGGGATGAAGCATATGAAGCAATAAAGAGCGGCAAAGCCATTAAGGTGCTGCTCACTCCCGTGGATTAAGCGAAAAGGAGGATTCTATGGTAGACGCAATGCTGGACTTTATGCTCGGACCCATGCGCGGCATAGGTACCTTTTATTTCGAGCACCAAATGATATTTAATACGCTGATTGTAGGAATAGCTATTTATAAATTATCCGGTAAAAAGCGGACATCAGCGAACTAGCCGATAAAGGAGATGGCTTATGAAAGCATTGAACTTATATGCTGCTCAAGACCTCCGCTATGAAGAAACGGCAGAGCCGGTTATCGAGAATGAGAATGACGTTATTGTAAAAGTGAGGGCTGCCGGTATCTGCGGATCCGATCTTTCACGTTATAAAAAACTCGGACCATATGTAGAAGGAATGACCTTTGGTCACGAATTTGCAGGAGAAGTGGCAGAAGTGGGGTCTAAGGTTACACATGTAAAAGTGGGGGATCGGGTGGCTGGCTGCCCTGCTTATTATTGTGGAAGATGTGAAAGCTGCCAGAAAGGAGAACTGGCCAGATGCGAAAAGCTTACGGTAATTGGGGCCCGCCATCCGGGAGCATACGCACAACTTGTCAAACTTCCGGCAGAAAATATTATTCCGCTTCCTGATCATGTTGATTATGAAACTGCCGCCTTGATCGAGCCTTCGTCCGTCGTCGCACATGGATTTTATCGGACCCATATGAATCCGGGAGATGAAGTCGCGGTTATCGGATGTGGAAGTATTGGCCTCCTGGCCATTCAATGGGCAAAGATATTTGGCGCCAAAACCGTATATGCGATTGACATTCATGATAGAAAGCTGGCCGTTGCTAAAGAAGTAGGTGCAGACGAGTTGATTAATTCAAAAGATCAATCAGCTGATGAGCAGATTAAGAAGCTTACAGGGGGCCGAGGTGTTGATGTAGCCGTTGAATCTGCTGGTTCTCCTATAACATCAGCCCAGGTTTTTGCCTTGCCTAAAAAAGGGGGCGAGGTCGTATTTATGGGGATACCTTACGCAGATATTCAGATTGAACGCTACTATTTTGAAAAAATCGTTCGAAATGAATTAAGAATCTTAGGTTCCTGGAACGCGATCTCCTCTCCATTTCCCGGGAAAGAGTGGGAATCAACGGTTCACTATATGAATACAGGGCAGTTAAACGTAAAGCCGATGATATCTCATCAGCTCAATTTGGAGCAGGGACCGGAGATTTTTGACAGAATTATAAACCGGAAAGAAAATTACGTGAAAGTGCTGTTTCAGCCAAATTAGCTTTAAAAACCTTATCTATTTATTGGATAAGGTTTTTTATTGTCTTTTTTGAAACGAACACACGAATCACTCGTATTTTTCAAATGTACTTTAGCATAATTGGAACAAGCATAACAAAAAGCCTCCCACTTGGAGGCTTTTTGTTATGGTAATAGACTTTCGACATGCCCATGGTTTGTGACCATGAGAAGTACTTTTCCTTCATCTAAATCTTCTTCATATTCGGCCGCTTCTTCTTCTGAATAACCCATTGCCTCAATCTTTGTGCGTAGCTCGTCACCTTTCTTACTGAATATGTTGCTGATAAAGTTCTTTGTATCCTGTTCAGAGAATCCGATTGTATTTGCGTTTACGTTTTCTGCAATTCGATTTGTGCGGTCGTCATCGTGCGCTAGTACATAAATGTCTTTACTGTTTACCCCTTCATTCTGAAGCTTTTTGACAGCTTCCATGAGGTTTTCATCATTGGTATATTCGCGTGTAAAAGGCATTCCTTTCACTCCTTAGTATTAATTGACTTAACACTCCTTTATATACCCTGCATGTTTGAATAAAAAACTTTTCCTTTTCCAATAACTCTCAGCCCATCCCTGGGTCACCCGGGTCATCTGCTAACCTTTTAACATCACCCATTTCCGGATCGCCGGGATCCGCGGCAAGTTCAATTAATCCCATCCCTGGGTCGCCGGGGTCGTCCAATGTTTGAATAGATGAAGAACTACTAATTGCAGAGGCCATCATTATCAATGTGATCAGGATACTGGCTAACAGCTTTTTCATATAAAGCCTCCTAGAAAAAATTTTTATATGAGATGTTTCAAGTAATATTTAGGCAATAGGGCAAAGAAATGATCACCATTTTCCTGAATGAAACGCTGATGAGACTGGTGAAGCATTTTTTTGTCTTTCAGGGCGAGACCTAAATAGCTTTCCTGAAACGGCGTCATCCTCTTTAGAGATGTCAAAATTTGAATCGCTTTGTCTCTTTTATTACTAGCTAATGCTAAGTGAGCTGTTTCTATAGGGTCTGGGGTGGAAATATTATCGGTTTGCTGGTGGAAGGCGCAGATAAAAGGGATGGTGCGATTCCTTAGAGTGGCGGCATCTTTTAATCTTCCATAGCCATTCGCTTTTTTTAGAGCTATTTGTGCATTAATCATGGATAATTTAAATCCTTCAAATAGGTAACACAGCGACAAGTTATGATACATGGTCACTTGAGTTTCAGGAGAGAGGGTACAGTTAATAACTTTGTAAGCATATTTCTTCGCTAAAATCGTATTATTGGTTTTCCAGTAATGCTGGAATGCGAGCTCGTTAAACCTTAATTTCATATAATAGTAGAATAAAGGTTCTTTTATTTCACTTATTTGACTAAGACATTGGTCCATGAACTTATCCAATCCTGTAAATGTTTTCAAGTCATAGTAAAGATAAACGAGAGTGAATAAGTGCAAGCACTTAATGGAAGGGGGGCTGAAGCTGAGTTGTTCTAAATGGTTTAACTCTTTGGGTGTGAATCGTCTTTGCTTTCTAATTAGCAGTATTTTGTAGAGGAATGTTGTTTCTGAGGAGAATTGATCGGATGAGGTAAAGGTTTTTAAATCATCGAAAAAACCATTCATATACATGAATTCCAGATAGGCGAGTTCTTCATCCATGTTTACTGGAGGATTTGTCAGGCAGTACTGTTTTGTCATCTGAGTAGCTTTTTCTTTCGACGTAGTTTTAAGAAACTGGTGGTAAATTTCGTATAAAAATGAAAAGTTCTTCATTTGAATGCCGGCAAATTGTTCTGGTTCTATAATTTTATGTTCTTGACACATATCTTCAACAACCTTTCATTTTAACTGATTCAATTATATCTAAGTACTTTTAGAATAGTAAATAGTTTGTAAGGGAAAAAATTGAATAAATAAAAAAATAATCCAAAAATTAAAACGTCAAAATGAATTGACGTTTTAATAAGCAGACTTTTTATATTTTTTAAGATAAATTAATGGGACTTTTGCAAAAAAATGATCCCCTAGATCGTATTTAAAACGCCGGTGTGCGTTTAGGAGTAATTCGTGATCATGCGAGGCTGCACCTAAATAGGTTTCCTGAAAAGGAGTAGGGTTCTTAATTTCACTTAGAATTCCATAGGCAGTTTTGTAATCATGATTAGCCAAGGCCAGGTGGGCGGTTTCAGTCGGATCTGTTGTCTTTACGTTTGCTGTTATTCCATGAAACGCACTGATGAAGGGGATAGTGTGGTTTTCGATCGATGAAATAGATGTTGTTAAAGAATGTTCTTTTGCAATATTTAAAGCCCTTTCTGCATGACTTATTGAGGTGCTGTACCCTTCATATAAATTGCATAAGGCGAGATGATGATACATCTTACTTAATTGCCGGCCTGGAAGGACTTTATTAACGTATTTATAAGCATATTTTTGAGCAAGGAGCTTATTATCGGTTTTCCAATAATGCTGAAAAGCAATTTCATCGAAACGAAGCTTCATAAAATAATAAAAGAGCGGTTCATTTACATTTCTTAGAGCAGCTTCACACAATTCGATATACTTATCAAAACCTGTGTACTGTTTTATATCATAGTAGCCGTAAACAATAGTAAACATATGGAGACAGTGCAGCGAAGGGTGTTCAAAGGACATGCACTCAAGCATCTCTACATCTTCTTTTGTCAACAGGCGATGTTTGCGCTTGATGAGCAGGTTGTACAGCCAGGCAGCTTTATTCTCAATAAAACTGAAGTTAAGCAGCTTATTCACTTCTTCAACGTAATCATTAGTATATAAAAACTCCAGATAAGCTAGCTGATCTTCAAAACTCTTAGGTTCATGCTTCATGCAATAATCGCGTGTGAGTGTAGAAGCCTTCATTTTTGAATGCTTTTTTAAAGACTGGTAGTAATATGAATAAATGTTTGATACAAAATTTATTTGAATTTTGGTAATGGGACTTGGCTCAATTACGC
This window of the Halobacillus sp. Marseille-Q1614 genome carries:
- a CDS encoding sugar kinase, producing MKDIITIGDAMIAFEPNSTGPMRFANQFQKKVGGAELNVMVGCSRLGLNTGWISRLGQDEFGKTIRNYARGEGVDVSEVEFVEGHPTSVYFKEMMEDGSVRTFYYREKSPTLPMGPEDLNEDYIKQAKILHVTGIFPAIDESNVAIIEQAIALAKKHDVKVSFDPNIRLKLWSKEQARETLAKILPDIDILLAGAEEMDILIGESDPDKIIEETKNLGIPYTAIKLGSEGSVGYYEGEKLKAPPVPPKKVVDTVGAGDGFNAGFLYGFLQKWPLEKILHFANTIGSMVVGVKGDNEGLPYYEEVQVLLGEKELIER
- a CDS encoding bifunctional 2-keto-4-hydroxyglutarate aldolase/2-keto-3-deoxy-6-phosphogluconate aldolase gives rise to the protein MNKLHTLQTLQDEKLVAVIRGETSEEAEKITEGAYAGGIKIMEITYTVPNASQLIEKLAGDKERDWVIGAGTVLDEVTARMAILAGARFIVAPNFNLNVAKLCNRYQIPYIPGCYTVNEVVEAMEAGADVIKIFPGNTISPSGIKAIKGPLPQANIMPSGGVSADNLNEWLEKGAVAVSVGGSLYKDDFEDIKASAEELVQKL
- a CDS encoding carboxymuconolactone decarboxylase family protein, producing the protein MSKEVLYQKSYFERLPELGDLAPEAFKAFVEFDQKALASGKLTAKLKEIMAIAIAHTTGCPYCIEVHVKNAKKQEVSKEEMSESILVATALKAGSAIAHAGNALNTYDENTDPVLYKKQYFNRIKEFADLAGDSFQGFIDFDQKAMKSGVLAAKEKELIAVAVAHTTGCPYCIDIHTKGAKSQGASKEEIAESIFVATALKAGSAVAHSVNALNAYED
- a CDS encoding BglG family transcription antiterminator, whose product is MTLSERSRIILDELVINPRVTSMDLEKKHSLTRRQLGYSFNKINQWLMEKNLPVIERTRQGHFIIDQSVFTALNTDQATELIREAEFLTEEQRIYFILMMLMSSEEEISLHHFTSELKVSKNTVLSDLKKVQSFLNDYGISFRYTRKAGYVLEGQEFQIRKLLINVTYHLSQMTGGSYWIKKLGNLKQEQINQYVGKIENVEKNLNLKFTDEKISTMPYVFLLVLRRIHRGCLVEFSSIKYEELSDTKEYLATEELFQETKEIPEQERLFMTLHLLTANVYWSEYLENNDAVPNLLPAVDQMVRQFEKSACIYLQDREQLLSKLLQHLKPAYYRIKYQLTEVIGMQDSLSKKFKELHHLLKRSSGPLEELIGQKIPESELTFITFLIGGWMTRQGDSIDEKVKAIVVCPQGVSVSRLMFNELRELFPEFIFLDSLSVRDFLNYKLDYNLVFSSTTLETEKSLFVTKPYLNKEEKYRLRKKVMLKLHGYMVDDIHVPQLIEIIKNHSVIKDERALTKELEKYIHREEDSSVTQQVNRQEANLNELITPNHITIRHSMTSWEKAVQESARPLLDKGQIEQRYVEAMVHQEERDPYIIIGKNMAIPHASPDEGVNEVGMSLLRLKKGVSFNEDYTINLIFVIAAVDKQQHIHALMQLMKLAGSERDQERLIQTGSVSEMHDILSDYSKG
- a CDS encoding PTS sugar transporter subunit IIA; its protein translation is MSELYFNESMILLDLNVKTKEEALTAMGQNLVEKKLVKETFTEAILQREKEFATGLPTAGVSVAIPHTDVEHVNQKTISIAVLRHPVHFGVMGDESETTAVKVIFLLAMDEAHSQLSLLQKLMQLFQNEETLNSLASANDKQEIKKLVEEKLSFSNIKEEF
- a CDS encoding PTS sugar transporter subunit IIB — encoded protein: MKKKQVLVACGAGIATSTVVNGAIEDMAKENNLKVDLVQIKISEVGGYEDTADLLVTTAMTKKEYPFPVINARSFLTGIGTDQTKQQILEELKK
- a CDS encoding galactitol-specific PTS transporter subunit IIC; this translates as MQGFVDFIQGFLDLGATVILPVAIFLLGLLFGQKPGKAFRSGLTIGVAFVGIFLVVDLLVNNLGPAAQGMVDRLGVELNVIDVGWPATSSIAWASVVAAFIIPLGLVVNVIMLVTKTTKTMNVDIWNYWHYTFMAAMVYAVSGSIVQGLIAAVLFQIVCLKVADWTAPMVSEFYELPGVSIATGSTISYAPGIFLVNLLQKVPVINKWNADPDTIQKRFGIFGESIFIGLFLGAAIGILAGYSTGDVIEIGMAMAAVMVLMPRMVKILMEGLMPVSESAREWLSKKFGDREIYIGLDAAVALGHPAVISTALILVPITVVLAVILPGNALLPFGDLATIPFIVAFIVGGAKGNIVHSVIVGTIMIALSLYLATDVAPIFTEMAVNADFNMPEGSARISSIDQGGNLVNWVIYKVFALFN
- a CDS encoding zinc-binding dehydrogenase, which encodes MKALVKKELGFGNLEIQEKPIPQPGPDQVKIEVKYAGICGSDIHTYEGHYKVAAPVTLGHEFAGEIVETGEGVTEFKPGDRVTSETTYYVCGECEYCQSGDYNLCNYRKGLGTQQDGGFAKYLIARKESVHHLPDHVDYRSAAMTEPLACTYHAVAKTTIKEGDIVVVIGPGPIGLFTAQVAKSKGATVVITGLSNDRIRLEKAEELGIDYAVNVQEQDLKELVQSLTDGYGVDLVFECSGAPPAAKQGLDLLRKKGQYTQVGIFASPEVAFDLEKIIQKEIQVVGSRSQKSADWEPSLELMNDGLVDAQALVTHEYKIDQWDEAYEAIKSGKAIKVLLTPVD
- a CDS encoding galactitol-1-phosphate 5-dehydrogenase, whose protein sequence is MKALNLYAAQDLRYEETAEPVIENENDVIVKVRAAGICGSDLSRYKKLGPYVEGMTFGHEFAGEVAEVGSKVTHVKVGDRVAGCPAYYCGRCESCQKGELARCEKLTVIGARHPGAYAQLVKLPAENIIPLPDHVDYETAALIEPSSVVAHGFYRTHMNPGDEVAVIGCGSIGLLAIQWAKIFGAKTVYAIDIHDRKLAVAKEVGADELINSKDQSADEQIKKLTGGRGVDVAVESAGSPITSAQVFALPKKGGEVVFMGIPYADIQIERYYFEKIVRNELRILGSWNAISSPFPGKEWESTVHYMNTGQLNVKPMISHQLNLEQGPEIFDRIINRKENYVKVLFQPN
- a CDS encoding general stress protein; translated protein: MPFTREYTNDENLMEAVKKLQNEGVNSKDIYVLAHDDDRTNRIAENVNANTIGFSEQDTKNFISNIFSKKGDELRTKIEAMGYSEEEAAEYEEDLDEGKVLLMVTNHGHVESLLP
- a CDS encoding AimR family lysis-lysogeny pheromone receptor; this translates as MCQEHKIIEPEQFAGIQMKNFSFLYEIYHQFLKTTSKEKATQMTKQYCLTNPPVNMDEELAYLEFMYMNGFFDDLKTFTSSDQFSSETTFLYKILLIRKQRRFTPKELNHLEQLSFSPPSIKCLHLFTLVYLYYDLKTFTGLDKFMDQCLSQISEIKEPLFYYYMKLRFNELAFQHYWKTNNTILAKKYAYKVINCTLSPETQVTMYHNLSLCYLFEGFKLSMINAQIALKKANGYGRLKDAATLRNRTIPFICAFHQQTDNISTPDPIETAHLALASNKRDKAIQILTSLKRMTPFQESYLGLALKDKKMLHQSHQRFIQENGDHFFALLPKYYLKHLI